In a genomic window of Silurus meridionalis isolate SWU-2019-XX chromosome 27, ASM1480568v1, whole genome shotgun sequence:
- the LOC124380483 gene encoding serine protease FAM111A-like produces MQNYCKEEGEKSGWDMKPSQIKTEDRGHILRFNYKSDKYEVSYNVHLTVHEILQTNSTFKRICEKWGKEKELVIRREKMSRAAITPDFPSFLLDSNELLDIMFMKSDGNSHPAKMKTRTDYSHDNLVSFYIRTKGDGDNIQKLMKNYELGKRVDYVCVWAVKDEKVKVALKRDRRFNSVIFKKGILFEQESESKTDLSNLVNYLDGKCFRVRVSPHPPGSQESSQELNEELNEESSHKCETQKNIKSEVPDTAQETNPNGDSTKCKEKKPETPMKETKSTKHSDIRAIPNSEEILNLLRAQHKELIKILKERKNLKNNAEVEKFFRQEYDKSVQSFSEVKRVRKLLEMSNSVCQIRSDGSPIGSGFLLFGRFVLTNAHVVGDLVSNSAKLKKRLTAVFGFEDLNNAGNEETVEENVIAYLKSKDDIGNPLDFALLELSKDGSDLKLPELLDYYSHPSTSGDICIIGHPDGGIKRMDPCFIIPKQDIQQEAMAHLHHNSHVNMCHVLTQRCLQDNPLYHSYIPYHSCFFHGSSGSPVFDESCSLIGVHTGGYAYEEGKRTRSVMEFALPLFPALVHIFTQCSELKRDDVVQYFEQKSNMRDVLQEAKKQLQGNPEPMITD; encoded by the exons ATGCAAAACTACTGTaaagaggaaggagagaagAGTGGATGGGACATGAAACCCTCTCAGATA AAAACAGAAGATCGTGGACACATACTGAGGTTCAATTACAAAAGCGATAAGTATGAAGTGAGCTATAATGTTCATCTGACCGTCCATGAGATTCTTCAAACAAACTCCACATTTAAACGCATCTGTGAGAAATGGGGGAAAGAGAAGGAACTAGTCAtaaggagagagaaaatgtcTAGAGCTGCCATCACACCAGACTTCCCCAGCTTTCTCCTCGACAGCAACGAGCTTCTGGACATCATGTTCATGAAATCTGATGGAAACAGCCATCCAGCGAAGATGAAGACACGCACTGATTATTCACATGACAACTTGGTTAGTTTCTACATCAGGACTAAAGGTGATGGTGATAATATCCAAAAGCTGATGAAGAACTATGAATTAGGGAAAAGAGTggattacgtgtgtgtgtgggcagtgAAAGACGAAAAGGTGAAAGTGGCACTGAAGCGTGATAGAAGATTTAACAGTGTGATCTTCAAAAAAGGAATCCTCTTCGAGCAGGAGAGCGAGAGCAAAACAGATCTGTCTAACCTCGTTAATTATCTGGATGGAAAGTGTTTTCGGGTCCGTGTGTCACCTCATCCCCCCGGCAGCCAGGAGTCAAGTCAGGAGTTAAATGAAGAGTTAAATGAGGAGTCAAGTCATAAGTGTGAAACACAGAAGAATATTAAAAGTGAAGTTCCTGATACTGCTCAGGAAACGAACCCCAATGGAGATTCCACCAAGTGTAAAGAGAAGAAACCAGAGACACCAATGAAAGAAACAAAGTCTACAAAACACTCAGACATAAGAGCGATCCCAAATTCAGAGGAGATCCTGAACCTTCTCCGAGCTCAGCATAAAGAATTGATAAAGATTCTGAAAGAACGAAAGAATCTGAAGAATAATGCTGAAGTGGAGAAGTTCTTCAGACAAGAGTATGATAAAAGTGTTCAGAGCTTTTCCGAGGTGAAGAGAGTGAGAAAGCTGTTGGAGATGTCCAACTCCGTCTGCCAGATCCGCAGTGATGGTAGTCCCATAGGATCGGGGTTTCTACTCTTTGGTAGATTTGTTCTCACCAATGCTCATGTTGTTGGAGATTTAGTCTCTAATTCAGCAAAACTGAAAAAGCGTCTGACAGCTGTGTTTGGATTTGAAGATCTGAACAATGCAGGAAATGAGGAAACTGTGGAGGAGAACGTTATAGCTTACTTGAAGAGTAAAGATGACATAGGGAACCCTCTGGATTTTGCTTTGCTGGAACTGAGCAAGGACGGTTCTGACCTGAAACTTCCTGAACTGTTAGATTATTATAGTCATCCTTCCACCAGTGGTGACATCTGCATTATTGGACACCCAGATGGTGGAATCAAACGTATGGACCCCTGTTTTATTATCCCAAAGCAGGACATTCAGCAAGAAGCCATGGCACACCTTCATCACAACTCACATGTTAATATGTGTCATGTCTTGACACAACGCTGCCTGCAGGATAATCCTCTGTATCATTCCTACATCCCTTACCATTCCTGTTTCTTCCATGGATCTTCTGGCTCACCAGTGTTTGATGAGTCCTGCAGCCTGATTGGTGTCCACACCGGGGGTTATGCTTACGAAGAAGGAAAGAGAACGAGGAGTGTGATGGAATTTGCCCTGCCACTGTTCCCTGCTCTGGTTCACATCTTCACACAGTGCAGTGAGTTAAAAAGAGATGATGTAGTTCAGTAttttgagcagaaaagcaacaTGAGAGATGTTCTACAAGAGGCAAAGAAACAGCTACAGGGAAATCCTGAGCCCATGATCActgactga